One window of the Thermococcus sp. P6 genome contains the following:
- a CDS encoding 4Fe-4S dicluster domain-containing protein, producing MKLPTTLSTVLGNLFKKPATNPFPKTEPVPVPEKFRGKLVYDVDRCVGCKLCVTVCPAGVIEYVPEVRKVTFWLGRCVFCQQCVDVCPVNALSMSDEFLLATTDKYDDNLRWFHGEEIERLKEKLAEKKKTKA from the coding sequence ATGAAGCTCCCAACGACCCTATCGACGGTCCTCGGCAACCTCTTCAAAAAGCCCGCCACCAATCCATTCCCGAAGACCGAACCCGTTCCGGTTCCGGAGAAGTTCAGGGGCAAGCTCGTCTACGACGTGGACAGGTGCGTCGGATGTAAGCTCTGCGTTACCGTGTGCCCCGCCGGCGTCATAGAGTACGTTCCCGAGGTGAGGAAGGTCACCTTCTGGCTCGGGAGATGCGTCTTCTGCCAGCAGTGCGTTGACGTTTGCCCCGTTAACGCCCTCAGCATGAGCGACGAGTTCCTGCTCGCAACCACCGACAAGTACGACGACAATCTGAGATGGTTCCACGGGGAGGAGATCGAGAGGCTCAAGGAGAAACTCGCCGAAAAGAAGAAGACAAAAGCCTAA
- a CDS encoding ferritin family protein, with amino-acid sequence MKMYDVDEIIEGLARLGYDEVLAYWIKGEREEAGFYRELATRARDLGLGEEPVKTFEKLSEDSLNHARELERYLKSRYGDNPVKAPDLQPIEVLPVIDGLERADRLEEVLRFAMESELIAHRSYRALAERVDDPELAELYRKLAEVEKGHYEMLRKMYEEIKERRG; translated from the coding sequence GGCTGGCGAGGCTCGGCTACGATGAGGTGCTGGCCTACTGGATAAAGGGCGAAAGGGAGGAGGCCGGCTTTTACAGGGAGCTGGCCACGAGAGCGAGGGACCTCGGCCTCGGTGAGGAACCCGTGAAAACCTTCGAAAAGCTCTCGGAGGATTCGCTCAATCATGCCAGAGAGCTGGAGCGTTATCTGAAGTCAAGATATGGGGACAATCCCGTGAAGGCACCCGATCTGCAACCGATCGAGGTTCTGCCCGTGATAGACGGGCTGGAAAGGGCGGACCGGCTGGAGGAGGTTCTGAGGTTTGCCATGGAGAGCGAGCTTATAGCCCACAGGTCCTACAGGGCTCTGGCTGAGAGGGTTGATGATCCGGAACTGGCGGAACTCTACAGGAAGCTGGCCGAGGTGGAGAAGGGTCACTACGAGATGCTCCGCAAGATGTATGAGGAAATAAAGGAAAGACGGGGTTAG